A stretch of DNA from Candidatus Bathyarchaeia archaeon:
CATTGTTGCCAATGTATATGTTCCTTTTTTGTCCAGCATATCCCTTAAGACCGTGAGGATGTCGTCCTCCAGTTCGCAGACCAGAAGTTTCCGGTCCATCAAATCTCTAACTGGAAAGTTCAACTTCTTCTGCCCCTCCAAGCCTCTTACACCCCTCTCAACACCTTCAGGCGGGAGCATACTTACAGCTATATGGTTTGAGGTGATGATGCCCACTAGCTTGCGCCCACCTAATGTTGGGAGGTGGTCGATTCTCTGCTTGACCATGATGTTCCTAGCCTTTGATACGGGGTCTCCCTCATCGACGGTGATCGGGTTTGCTGTCATGATGTGGCGCACCTTAATTGTCGTCGAGGGTAGATTCTTCAGAGCGTTGAGTATGGACAGAGAGTTAACTTCGCCGGTTACCTCGCCATCTTCAACTATTGGAAGGGCGCGGATTCTGTAATTCATCATTATACGAGCCGCCTCAGCGACGCTACTTCTGGGCGAGAGCTTCGGCACATATTTCGCCAGTGTCCTAATCTTAGCCTCTAGGTTAGAGGCGGAGAGGAGGTCTCGGGCTGTAACCATCCCTAACTTACCGCCGAGTGGGACGAATACCTCGTAGACGCCGAGGTCTCGGAGGACGCCTAGCATCTTAGATATAGTTGCCGTAGGAGGTAGAATAGCTGGTTCGCTTTGAAAACTGCGAACCTCTGAGAGCTTCAGACTTTCCAAGAGATTGACCTCGCGCTCATGTATAGCGTGATCTCAAATGAAGAGCCTAATATTCGATGTGAACGAACCTATTAACTCTATGCTTAACATCTTCACAATGCAAAATTAACATTCTTCTCATCGCGGTAGCCTTAGTATTTTTCGCGGCATACACTTAACTCTTATACTTAAACCTTAAATTGGCTAGCCATGGAAGTCCATCTCACGTGTGGCAGGCTGAAGTTGCCTCAGAAGAAACTTTCATTGAGCCCTTATAACCTGTAAGTTCAATACTCGGTTTGAGCGGTGGAGTAGCATCGACACTAATTGATGTTCTTCTCAATGTCACCCTTATTCTAAACGTATTGGATGGGAGAACCTGTTTTTACTTTGAGGTGGTTTCTATTTGAAGTGAAGTTATGCTCCGGCTGGCTTCTCCTCCGCGCTACTCGTCGTGGGAGTTGCTGTTTGGCTGATTTTGGACTCGATCGCTTTGATCTTCTCTTCTAAACTTACAACCTTAGATTTGAGATCTTCAACATCGGTTTTTAATGTTTTTACTATACCTGTTGGGCGGGCTGCGGTTTTCTTTGCGGGTTTCGT
This window harbors:
- a CDS encoding CBS domain-containing protein — its product is MESLKLSEVRSFQSEPAILPPTATISKMLGVLRDLGVYEVFVPLGGKLGMVTARDLLSASNLEAKIRTLAKYVPKLSPRSSVAEAARIMMNYRIRALPIVEDGEVTGEVNSLSILNALKNLPSTTIKVRHIMTANPITVDEGDPVSKARNIMVKQRIDHLPTLGGRKLVGIITSNHIAVSMLPPEGVERGVRGLEGQKKLNFPVRDLMDRKLLVCELEDDILTVLRDMLDKKGTYTLATMWREELQGIITHRDYMKLLVEPETEDIPIYIVGLPDDPFEAEVAKAKFRRAVSLLKRHFPDIEEARATIKDSAPVEGKRRRRYEVDMAIKTTKELHTYSETGWDLPQIFDILTNRMKRLMAQKPTPTRSFPQSEESTI